The Anaerolineae bacterium genome segment CTCTCTTACTCATACTCGACCCACTCTCGCTGAAGGCGCATCTGCACAGCGGTGGCCACGAACAGGATGGCGAACATCACCCAGGCCATGGCAGCGCCGTAGCCCATTTTGAAGTACTGGAAAGCATTGTTGTAGATGTATAGCACCAGGGTCCGCGTGGCGTCAGCCGGTCCGCCGTTGGTCATGATGAGAGAAGCCTCAAATACCTGGAAGGAGCCAATGACAGACATCACGATGACGAAGAACATGGTGGGGGTCAGCATGGGGATGGTCACGTAGCGGAAGCGGGCTCCTATACCGGCACCATCGATCTCGGCTGCCTCGTATAGATGCTGGGGGATGCCCTGGAGGCCAGCCAGAAAAATGACCATGTTGTAGCCCACGTTCTTCCAGACGCTCATTATGATGATGGCCGGCATGGCCCACCTGGGGTCCGTGAGCCAGTTCGGGCCGCGAATGCTGAAGAGACTCAGGAAGCCGTTGAGCAACCCAAAGTACGGGTGATACAGCCAGATCCAGAGCATGGCGATGGCCAC includes the following:
- a CDS encoding sugar ABC transporter permease, which codes for MSFALGFLEWDLLSPPKFAGLDNYSRLFTQDTLFPKVLWNTVYYTLGSVPLGFMCSLGLALAMNQKLRGIVFFRTAFFVPVVSSGVAIAMLWIWLYHPYFGLLNGFLSLFSIRGPNWLTDPRWAMPAIIIMSVWKNVGYNMVIFLAGLQGIPQHLYEAAEIDGAGIGARFRYVTIPMLTPTMFFVIVMSVIGSFQVFEASLIMTNGGPADATRTLVLYIYNNAFQYFKMGYGAAMAWVMFAILFVATAVQMRLQREWVEYE